A section of the Metabacillus endolithicus genome encodes:
- a CDS encoding MFS transporter, with the protein MISQEWRTLFWVGLSVLFALSLWFSASAIAPELIRFWDITSQLEAWLSASVPLGFVVGAFCSAYFGMADRFHSRKIFAISALSGSFFNGILIFVDQALLGILLRVLTGVCLAGVYPIAVKILSQWFPRKRGLAIGILIAALTLGSSLPHFVLMFFSSFQWQLVLITSSVLSFLSAIIIYFIVKDPTITSTKTPFSITFIHQVVKNKPVMLANYGYFGHMWELYAMWTWLPTFLAASFYNNSPGVSPWIIAFSTFLSIGIAGGIGCVLGGIISDKIGRSNLTMISMMISAICSILIGFTYGQVIWLTLVVSFIWGMTVISDSAQFSAAVSEVSDSSYVGTALTFQMCIGFLITIFSINLIPVLQKIMGWEWVFTLLAIGPVLGIVSMAKFKYYEVTAIGGNKNEDTATRI; encoded by the coding sequence ATGATATCACAAGAATGGAGGACATTGTTTTGGGTTGGTCTTTCTGTCTTATTCGCCTTGAGCTTATGGTTTAGTGCATCAGCTATAGCACCAGAGCTTATTCGCTTTTGGGATATTACCTCGCAATTAGAAGCATGGCTATCAGCTTCAGTACCTCTTGGCTTTGTAGTAGGAGCATTTTGTAGTGCTTATTTTGGTATGGCAGATCGCTTTCATTCCCGGAAAATTTTTGCTATTTCTGCATTAAGTGGTTCATTTTTTAATGGAATTCTCATCTTTGTTGACCAGGCTTTACTCGGAATTCTATTAAGAGTTTTAACAGGTGTATGCCTTGCTGGTGTATATCCTATAGCTGTTAAAATATTATCTCAATGGTTCCCTAGGAAGCGTGGACTTGCTATTGGTATATTAATAGCTGCATTAACACTAGGTTCCTCTTTACCACATTTTGTGTTAATGTTTTTTTCATCATTTCAATGGCAGTTGGTACTCATCACGAGCTCTGTACTCTCCTTTCTTTCAGCAATTATTATCTATTTTATTGTAAAAGATCCAACAATAACTTCGACAAAAACTCCTTTTTCCATTACATTTATTCATCAAGTTGTAAAAAATAAACCTGTAATGCTAGCGAACTATGGGTATTTCGGGCATATGTGGGAATTGTATGCGATGTGGACATGGCTGCCAACATTCTTAGCTGCTAGTTTTTACAACAATTCACCTGGGGTTTCACCTTGGATTATCGCCTTTTCCACATTTCTATCTATTGGAATTGCAGGAGGAATTGGATGTGTGTTAGGAGGCATTATTTCTGATAAAATTGGAAGATCTAATCTTACAATGATCTCGATGATGATAAGTGCAATATGTTCTATTTTGATAGGTTTTACATATGGTCAGGTTATTTGGCTGACTCTCGTAGTATCATTTATTTGGGGGATGACTGTTATATCAGATTCAGCACAATTTTCAGCAGCTGTTTCTGAGGTATCAGATAGTAGTTATGTAGGAACAGCATTAACTTTTCAAATGTGTATTGGATTTCTAATTACTATATTTTCAATTAATCTTATTCCAGTTTTACAAAAAATTATGGGGTGGGAGTGGGTTTTCACACTATTAGCGATTGGACCGGTCCTTGGAATTGTATCTATGGCCAAGTTTAAATATTATGAGGTAACAGCAATCGGAGGAAATAAAAATGAAGATACAGCAACAAGAATTTGA
- a CDS encoding gamma-glutamylcyclotransferase family protein, translating to MEKTYKVFVYGTLREHEFNHHFLNGAVCLARQCWTHGILFDTGLGYPAMITDKVNVIYGELYEVNEIILKKLDWLESFTKQKESITNTNG from the coding sequence ATGGAAAAAACATATAAGGTTTTTGTTTATGGTACACTCCGTGAACATGAATTCAATCATCATTTTCTAAATGGAGCGGTGTGTCTTGCAAGGCAATGCTGGACACATGGAATTCTTTTCGATACAGGTTTAGGTTATCCAGCGATGATTACAGATAAAGTAAATGTAATATACGGGGAGTTATATGAAGTAAATGAAATTATATTAAAAAAGCTAGATTGGCTAGAGAGTTTTACGAAGCAGAAGGAATCGATAACGAATACGAACGGATAA
- a CDS encoding DUF3231 family protein: protein MYDVCCRDGELWNSYCWEPRRDIATEYSKLLGEVGLFAENGASILIKHKWMERPPHAVDRNELMK, encoded by the coding sequence ATCTATGATGTCTGCTGCAGGGATGGGGAATTATGGAACAGCTATTGCTGGGAGCCGCGACGAGATATTGCAACAGAATATTCGAAATTATTAGGTGAAGTTGGTTTATTTGCTGAGAATGGGGCAAGCATACTCATTAAACATAAGTGGATGGAACGTCCACCACATGCAGTTGATCGGAATGAATTGATGAAATAG
- a CDS encoding DUF3231 family protein, producing MESHHVRLTASEIGGLWTNYVSDSMFICVYKYFLAHVEDKEIKSVLEHALDLAQQHVSVVTKIFTEEKHAIPEGFTEKDVDIKAPKLFTDEFFLFYTKQMAKGALVTYSALLPHTFRNDIREHFMSCISSTMELFNDTTNIMLSKGLQVRTPYIPYLKEVDMVEKQRFFSRLDW from the coding sequence ATGGAGTCACATCATGTTCGTTTAACAGCTTCTGAGATTGGTGGGCTTTGGACTAATTATGTATCAGATAGCATGTTTATCTGTGTGTATAAATATTTTTTAGCACATGTTGAAGACAAGGAAATTAAATCTGTTTTAGAGCATGCTTTAGATTTGGCTCAACAACATGTTTCAGTCGTGACAAAGATTTTTACAGAAGAGAAACATGCTATTCCTGAAGGATTTACTGAAAAAGATGTTGATATAAAAGCACCAAAATTGTTTACAGATGAATTTTTCCTTTTTTATACAAAACAAATGGCAAAGGGAGCTCTTGTTACTTATAGTGCCTTACTTCCACATACTTTTCGAAATGATATAAGAGAACACTTTATGTCATGCATCTCCTCGACAATGGAATTATTCAATGATACAACAAACATTATGTTGTCTAAAGGGCTGCAAGTGAGAACACCTTACATACCTTACTTAAAAGAGGTAGACATGGTTGAAAAGCAACGCTTTTTTAGCAGGTTGGATTGGTGA
- a CDS encoding HD-GYP domain-containing protein yields MRLVRLERCSSGIKLGKSIYSENGKILLTKGTELTDSFINRLKNLNINTVYIEDTASEGIDIIESIPVELLNEATNVITDGLNTIADINMTKPTVKGMIETEKTVRNFQRIFKDILTILTENPTVLNLLATTKIHESHVYTHSLNVTIYSCQLAIKNGLQTNEIEEIGLGALLHDLGKIFVKPEVLNKPGRLTQEEFEQMKSHSQLGFDILRKVHEVPFVVAHCALQHHERIDGAGYPRGLKENEIHPYAKILSVADVFDAVTSHRVYRPAMLPHQGMELLYSGSGTQFDTDQLKLFKNCIAIYPQGLTVKLNDGRTGIVTKYNFHSVGRPEIRIIRDEEDQEVAPYEIDLSSSGNLTLEIVEADALL; encoded by the coding sequence ATGCGTTTAGTTAGATTAGAGCGATGCTCATCAGGAATAAAGCTAGGAAAATCTATTTATAGTGAAAATGGCAAAATTCTACTAACAAAGGGAACTGAACTTACTGATAGCTTTATTAACAGACTTAAAAATCTTAATATTAATACAGTTTACATAGAAGATACAGCATCAGAAGGTATCGATATTATTGAATCTATACCAGTTGAACTATTAAATGAAGCAACGAATGTCATTACTGATGGATTAAATACAATTGCAGATATAAATATGACAAAACCCACTGTTAAGGGTATGATTGAAACGGAAAAAACAGTTAGAAATTTTCAACGAATATTCAAGGATATTTTGACAATCTTAACTGAAAACCCAACAGTCCTAAATCTGCTTGCTACCACAAAAATACATGAAAGTCATGTGTATACCCATAGCTTGAACGTAACAATTTATTCGTGTCAGCTTGCAATTAAAAACGGTCTTCAAACAAACGAAATCGAGGAGATTGGTTTAGGAGCATTATTACATGATCTTGGAAAAATCTTTGTAAAACCTGAAGTGCTAAACAAACCTGGTCGATTAACACAAGAAGAGTTCGAACAAATGAAATCACATTCACAACTAGGTTTTGATATTTTAAGAAAAGTACATGAAGTACCTTTTGTTGTTGCACATTGTGCTCTTCAACATCATGAAAGAATTGATGGAGCAGGTTATCCAAGGGGACTGAAAGAAAACGAAATTCATCCCTATGCAAAAATTTTAAGTGTGGCCGATGTGTTCGACGCGGTAACAAGTCACAGAGTCTATCGCCCAGCTATGCTTCCACACCAGGGAATGGAGCTTTTGTATTCGGGAAGTGGCACGCAGTTTGATACAGACCAATTGAAGTTATTTAAAAACTGCATTGCGATCTATCCACAAGGACTAACTGTTAAATTAAATGACGGAAGAACAGGAATTGTCACTAAATACAATTTCCATTCAGTAGGACGTCCGGAAATACGGATCATTCGTGACGAAGAAGACCAGGAAGTAGCACCATATGAAATTGACTTATCATCTTCAGGAAACCTTACGCTAGAAATCGTAGAAGCTGATGCGTTGTTATAA
- a CDS encoding sensor histidine kinase: MSPTFLNSNLSKKLETMVYVTIVFTIFLFVFTNKEEIITIHTIMMLFSPTVAIFVVGYIFESIRETISLRQKIIKTEKSEVVSQLAASVSHEVRNPLTVTRGFLQLVLESDTIEKEKRDEYIKLAIDELDTASNIINDYLTFAKPAPAYWELLDIGIHLKHIEDIISSYANMNSVGIESDLVTCVIQGNKQQFQQCFLNITKNCIEAMPDGGTLNIYTSILNKHVLIEISDTGIGMSQEQINRIGEPYFSTKEKGTGLGMMVVFSIIKGMKGSISIESKGLEQSLQ, translated from the coding sequence ATGTCTCCCACTTTCTTGAATTCAAACCTTTCAAAGAAACTTGAGACGATGGTTTATGTTACGATCGTTTTTACCATTTTCTTATTTGTGTTCACAAATAAAGAAGAAATAATCACAATTCATACCATTATGATGTTATTCTCACCAACAGTCGCCATATTTGTTGTTGGTTATATATTTGAAAGCATTCGAGAAACAATCTCTCTAAGGCAAAAAATTATTAAAACTGAAAAATCAGAAGTAGTTAGTCAACTTGCTGCTAGTGTTTCTCATGAAGTACGTAATCCCTTGACTGTTACAAGAGGATTTTTACAACTTGTGTTAGAAAGTGACACCATTGAGAAAGAGAAAAGAGATGAATATATTAAGCTTGCGATTGATGAGCTTGATACTGCTTCAAACATTATTAATGATTATTTAACATTTGCAAAGCCGGCTCCTGCATATTGGGAGTTACTTGATATAGGCATTCATCTTAAACATATTGAAGACATTATCTCCTCTTATGCGAATATGAACTCTGTAGGAATTGAATCAGATCTTGTAACATGTGTTATACAGGGCAACAAGCAACAATTTCAGCAATGTTTTTTAAACATCACGAAAAACTGTATAGAAGCTATGCCGGATGGTGGGACTTTAAACATCTATACGTCGATTTTAAATAAACACGTTTTAATTGAAATATCTGATACAGGAATTGGCATGTCACAAGAGCAAATCAATCGGATTGGGGAGCCATATTTTTCAACAAAGGAAAAAGGAACAGGACTTGGAATGATGGTTGTGTTTAGTATTATAAAGGGGATGAAAGGAAGCATTTCAATTGAAAGCAAGGGGTTGGAACAAAGTTTACAATAA
- a CDS encoding DUF3231 family protein — translation MKSNAFLAGWIGEQRPLTAMEITNFYANLQTNFLGGTLVTAFGQVARTEDVRSYMREGKK, via the coding sequence TTGAAAAGCAACGCTTTTTTAGCAGGTTGGATTGGTGAGCAAAGACCTTTAACAGCGATGGAGATTACAAATTTTTATGCAAATTTACAAACAAACTTCCTTGGAGGAACTTTAGTTACAGCATTTGGACAGGTTGCTCGAACTGAAGATGTTCGAAGCTATATGAGAGAAGGAAAAAAATAG
- a CDS encoding gamma-glutamylcyclotransferase: protein MAREFYEAEGIDNEYERITQTIFTDHHSEQAIVYSYLHKKVENLSMINGGDWKRHLYTNKSKLLYFAYGSCMDNERFKLGKVDHLFKNIVGCGLATNFSLAYTVHFQDGSRADMIEADDIVEGKVYEINQEALHYLYEREGVMANIYRPAFINVEINGVLHKNVLTFLVMNKKEEVAPPEHYSNEILRGAKGFVSSGYYRKLEKKLLTLK from the coding sequence TTGGCTAGAGAGTTTTACGAAGCAGAAGGAATCGATAACGAATACGAACGGATAACCCAAACCATTTTTACTGATCATCACTCAGAACAAGCCATTGTATATAGTTACTTACATAAGAAAGTAGAAAATCTGTCTATGATTAATGGTGGTGACTGGAAACGTCACTTATATACAAATAAATCTAAATTACTTTATTTTGCTTATGGTTCATGTATGGACAATGAAAGATTCAAGCTGGGAAAAGTAGATCACTTGTTTAAAAACATCGTAGGCTGTGGTCTTGCCACAAATTTTTCTTTAGCCTATACCGTTCATTTTCAAGATGGAAGCCGCGCGGATATGATAGAAGCAGATGATATTGTTGAAGGAAAAGTATATGAAATTAATCAAGAAGCCTTACATTATTTGTATGAACGAGAAGGTGTAATGGCAAACATTTACCGGCCTGCATTTATTAATGTAGAAATAAATGGTGTATTGCATAAAAATGTCCTTACATTTCTTGTTATGAATAAGAAGGAAGAAGTTGCACCACCTGAACATTATTCAAATGAAATACTACGAGGTGCTAAGGGATTTGTGAGTAGTGGTTATTATCGTAAGTTGGAAAAAAAACTATTGACTTTAAAGTAG
- a CDS encoding GNAT family N-acetyltransferase, protein MKIQQQEFEQNQLKYMIRSAEENDALVLSELRVKIDGETENLDREPGEAYIDEAGFKQLIKKDTEKQCNLFLVVEVNNKIVGFSRCEGSELKRLAHKVEFGICVLKEFWGYGIGRNLLDESLKWADSTGIRKVTLSVLETNVTAIELYKKFGFEIEGILKNDKLLSDGQYYHTLIMGRLYEKM, encoded by the coding sequence ATGAAGATACAGCAACAAGAATTTGAACAAAATCAATTGAAGTATATGATTAGATCCGCAGAAGAAAACGATGCATTAGTCTTATCAGAACTGAGAGTTAAGATTGATGGTGAAACGGAAAATCTAGACAGAGAACCCGGTGAAGCATATATAGATGAAGCTGGTTTTAAACAGTTAATAAAAAAAGATACTGAAAAGCAATGCAACCTTTTTTTGGTTGTTGAAGTGAATAACAAAATTGTAGGTTTTTCACGATGTGAAGGAAGTGAGCTAAAAAGATTAGCTCATAAGGTGGAATTTGGAATTTGTGTATTAAAGGAATTTTGGGGATATGGTATTGGAAGGAATCTTTTAGACGAATCTCTAAAATGGGCTGATTCTACTGGTATCAGGAAAGTAACGCTTAGTGTTTTAGAAACCAATGTTACCGCCATAGAGCTTTACAAAAAATTCGGTTTTGAAATAGAAGGCATACTAAAAAATGATAAGTTGCTTTCTGATGGACAATATTATCATACCCTGATTATGGGGAGACTTTATGAAAAAATGTAA
- a CDS encoding manganese catalase family protein, with translation MFYHVKELQYNAKPSQPDPVYAKKLQEILGGQYGEMSVMMQYLFQGWNCRAEGKYRDMILDIATEEIAHVEMIATMIAQLLDGAPVQDQEQGAKDPAVEAVLGGMNPQHAIVNGLGAQPNDSVGFPWTARYTIASGNLLADFRANLNAESQGRLQVCRLYEMTTDPGVRDMLSFLIARDTMHQNQWMAAIEEIEQTQGAIVPSNFNQEYEKQEVSYSFMNFSEGEDSSTGNWAHGPTLDGQANFEYIQHPEPMGQKPQLQPGPAYMHGTNPKDMRIQQGMGKLEPTQSANNNNNIFSKSQQPKKQNF, from the coding sequence ATGTTTTATCATGTTAAGGAACTGCAATATAACGCAAAACCAAGTCAACCAGACCCAGTATATGCAAAAAAATTACAAGAAATCCTTGGTGGACAATATGGGGAAATGTCAGTTATGATGCAGTACCTTTTTCAAGGCTGGAACTGTCGTGCTGAAGGAAAGTACCGTGATATGATTTTGGATATTGCAACAGAAGAAATTGCCCATGTAGAAATGATCGCAACAATGATTGCCCAACTACTTGACGGTGCACCAGTACAAGACCAAGAACAGGGTGCAAAAGATCCTGCAGTTGAAGCTGTACTAGGTGGAATGAACCCTCAACACGCTATTGTAAATGGCCTTGGGGCACAACCAAATGACAGTGTTGGCTTCCCTTGGACAGCTCGTTACACAATTGCAAGTGGGAACTTATTAGCAGACTTTCGTGCAAATTTAAATGCTGAATCACAAGGTAGACTTCAGGTTTGTCGTTTATATGAAATGACAACAGACCCTGGGGTAAGAGATATGCTATCGTTCTTAATTGCACGTGATACGATGCACCAAAACCAGTGGATGGCAGCCATTGAAGAAATTGAACAAACACAAGGTGCAATTGTACCAAGTAACTTTAACCAAGAGTATGAGAAACAAGAGGTATCATACTCATTTATGAACTTCTCTGAAGGAGAAGACAGCAGCACTGGTAACTGGGCACATGGACCAACATTAGATGGACAAGCGAATTTTGAATATATCCAACACCCAGAGCCAATGGGACAAAAGCCACAATTACAACCAGGGCCTGCTTATATGCATGGAACAAATCCTAAAGACATGCGTATTCAGCAAGGAATGGGAAAATTAGAACCAACTCAATCAGCAAATAACAATAACAATATCTTTTCAAAATCACAGCAACCAAAAAAACAAAACTTCTAA
- a CDS encoding Hsp20/alpha crystallin family protein, whose product MKKHNKNFNTFQEAQKVLGEDFWDVLSDAYPLIGPRADILQSKEEMVVIMDIPGIRTQQDIKISLQDPYLVIQGEIPNIEVPHYEYLQQERFYGSFRKKIKMPSNAIYQQLKASYRYGILQINIPTSGRTSSDDVTVPIEFFNE is encoded by the coding sequence ATGAAAAAACACAACAAAAATTTTAATACCTTTCAAGAAGCACAGAAAGTATTAGGGGAAGATTTTTGGGATGTTTTATCGGATGCATATCCTTTAATTGGACCTCGAGCAGATATCCTTCAGTCTAAGGAAGAAATGGTTGTTATTATGGATATACCAGGAATAAGGACGCAACAAGATATAAAAATTTCCCTTCAAGACCCATACCTAGTCATTCAAGGTGAGATTCCAAATATTGAAGTACCACACTATGAGTATCTTCAACAAGAAAGGTTTTATGGATCTTTTAGAAAGAAGATAAAAATGCCTTCTAATGCTATATATCAGCAATTAAAAGCTTCTTACCGTTATGGTATTCTTCAAATCAATATTCCTACTTCAGGTCGTACCTCATCAGATGATGTTACTGTTCCAATTGAGTTTTTCAATGAATAA
- a CDS encoding SPL family radical SAM protein, whose protein sequence is MKPTIDYKIPKKILTPTSGFLYGYTHSLNPYAGCSFACSYCYVRQSPVGLFRKQEWGTWVDVKQESHDKLSREIKNLRKRDKPVTIFMSLSTDPYQPVEYKELITRALLEAMAENPPDFLFVQTRSPLVTRDIDLFHKLREKLRISITVETDDDDVRKRFTPQAPPIQARLKAISQLKEANLPVQVAVAPVLPFSNEFPKILSSLVSRIVVDDYSGDGSQGKRSERLNIRELYKTEELDTWYGKNTYQLAVEKLKQSLSSDQILISQEGFMPY, encoded by the coding sequence ATGAAACCAACTATTGATTATAAAATACCTAAAAAAATTTTGACTCCCACAAGCGGGTTTTTATATGGATATACTCATTCATTGAATCCATATGCTGGCTGCTCATTTGCTTGTTCTTATTGTTATGTAAGGCAAAGTCCGGTCGGTTTATTTCGAAAGCAGGAGTGGGGAACATGGGTTGATGTAAAACAAGAATCTCATGATAAACTCTCTCGTGAAATCAAAAACTTAAGAAAAAGAGACAAACCTGTAACAATATTCATGTCTTTAAGTACTGATCCCTATCAGCCTGTTGAATATAAAGAACTAATTACAAGGGCTTTACTTGAGGCAATGGCTGAAAATCCACCAGATTTTTTATTTGTTCAAACAAGAAGTCCTTTAGTAACCAGAGATATAGATTTGTTTCACAAGCTGAGGGAGAAGCTAAGGATTAGTATAACAGTGGAAACAGACGATGATGATGTTCGCAAACGATTCACTCCGCAAGCACCACCAATACAAGCAAGATTAAAAGCTATTTCTCAGCTTAAAGAGGCTAATTTACCTGTTCAAGTAGCAGTTGCACCAGTACTGCCATTTTCAAATGAATTTCCAAAAATTCTTTCAAGCTTAGTAAGTCGAATAGTTGTTGATGATTACTCAGGTGATGGAAGCCAAGGCAAAAGAAGTGAGAGATTGAATATAAGGGAATTGTACAAAACAGAAGAATTAGATACATGGTACGGAAAAAACACCTATCAACTTGCAGTAGAAAAGTTAAAACAATCACTTTCTTCAGATCAAATATTAATTAGCCAAGAAGGCTTCATGCCTTATTAA
- a CDS encoding pentapeptide repeat-containing protein, with protein sequence MSTKLLNSEKYSADCVNCFGLCCVALPYTKSADFAKDKASGSPCENLQEDYRCKIHKNLRNTGYRGCTVYECFGAGQKVSQITYKGKDWREHPAIAKEMYDVFPIMQQLHEMLCYLTEALQRAEAKAIYKDLRDMLEKTEALTAQNPKSILELNLHVHRAGVSELLQKVSELVRSQVNKAEKRHEKRSDFIGAKLRKANLKGANLRGALLIAADLREADMRVTDLLGADLRDANLSGANLMGCIFLTQAQVNSANGNRDTRLPLGLKTPDHWVVK encoded by the coding sequence TTGTCTACGAAACTACTAAATAGTGAAAAATATAGCGCTGATTGTGTAAATTGTTTTGGGCTTTGTTGTGTGGCCTTACCTTATACGAAATCAGCAGACTTTGCAAAAGATAAAGCTAGTGGATCTCCATGTGAAAATCTTCAAGAAGATTATCGCTGTAAAATTCATAAAAACTTAAGAAATACAGGATATCGCGGGTGTACAGTTTATGAATGCTTTGGGGCAGGACAGAAGGTTTCCCAAATAACATACAAAGGGAAAGATTGGCGTGAACACCCAGCAATAGCGAAAGAAATGTACGATGTTTTTCCAATTATGCAGCAACTGCATGAAATGCTTTGTTACTTAACAGAAGCATTGCAGCGAGCAGAAGCTAAAGCTATTTATAAAGATCTAAGAGATATGCTTGAGAAAACAGAGGCTCTCACTGCTCAAAATCCTAAGTCGATACTCGAGTTGAATCTCCATGTTCATAGAGCTGGTGTAAGTGAGTTACTACAAAAGGTAAGTGAGTTAGTTCGTTCACAAGTAAACAAAGCTGAAAAAAGACATGAAAAAAGAAGCGATTTTATAGGTGCAAAGTTAAGAAAAGCAAACCTAAAAGGAGCAAATTTAAGAGGAGCACTGCTAATTGCAGCTGATTTAAGAGAAGCTGATATGAGAGTAACTGACCTTCTTGGGGCAGATTTACGCGATGCTAACTTAAGTGGAGCAAATTTAATGGGATGTATTTTTCTAACGCAAGCTCAAGTAAATTCCGCTAATGGAAATCGTGATACGAGGTTACCACTTGGTTTAAAAACACCAGATCATTGGGTGGTGAAATAG
- a CDS encoding YozQ family protein, with protein sequence MAVNKANENTKDLAGKIYDVKDYQATDTLSAGIATTHEQASDASMEGEIHPVIDDVNGKDVEVKKEGYEKESR encoded by the coding sequence ATGGCGGTTAATAAAGCAAACGAAAACACTAAAGATCTTGCAGGAAAGATTTATGATGTGAAAGACTATCAAGCAACCGATACTTTATCTGCTGGAATAGCGACAACACATGAACAAGCATCTGATGCATCTATGGAAGGTGAGATACACCCTGTTATTGATGATGTAAATGGTAAAGATGTTGAAGTGAAAAAAGAAGGTTACGAAAAAGAATCACGATAA
- a CDS encoding DUF3231 family protein, whose protein sequence is MSNYLKHDDLPAPTPWDAYVLVTKEPPFSDKLMMFQVSMMSAAGMGNYGTAIAGSRDEILQQNIRNY, encoded by the coding sequence ATGAGTAACTATTTAAAACATGATGATCTTCCTGCTCCAACTCCATGGGATGCTTATGTGCTAGTGACAAAAGAACCTCCTTTTTCAGATAAATTGATGATGTTTCAAGTATCTATGATGTCTGCTGCAGGGATGGGGAATTATGGAACAGCTATTGCTGGGAGCCGCGACGAGATATTGCAACAGAATATTCGAAATTATTAG